From Lepus europaeus isolate LE1 chromosome 3, mLepTim1.pri, whole genome shotgun sequence, a single genomic window includes:
- the ZNF76 gene encoding zinc finger protein 76 isoform X3 has product MESLGLQTVTLSDGTTAYIQQAVKGEKLLEGQVIQLEDGTTAYIHQVTVQKESLSFEDGQPVQLEDGSMAYIHRTPKEGYDPSALEAVQLEDGSTAYIHHPVAVPSNSTILAVQTEVGLEDLAAEDDEGFSADTVVALEQYASKVLQDSQAPLNGKGQQAGDRAFRCGYKGCGRLYTTAHHLKVHERAHTGDRPYRCDFPSCGKAFATGYGLKSHVRTHTGEKPYKCPEELCSKAFKTSGDLQKHVRTHTGERPFRCPFEGCGRSFTTSNIRKVHVRTHTGERPYTCPEPHCGRGFTSATNYKNHVRIHTGEKPYVCTVPGCGKRFTEYSSLYKHHVVHTHCKPYTCSTCGKTYRQTSTLAMHKRSAHGELEATEESEQALYEQQQLEAASAAEESPPPKRPRITYLSEVKEEGDDIPTQVAMVTEEDGAAQVALITQDGAQQVTIITSGTVVAEDSSVASLHHQQVALLATANGTHIAVQLEEQQTLEDAISVATAAMQQGAVTLETTVSESGC; this is encoded by the exons GAGAGAAGCTGCTTGAAGGGCAAGTGATCCAGCTCGAGGACGGGACCACAGCATACATTCACCAAGTAACGGTACAGAAAG AATCTCTCTCCTTTGAGGATGGACAGCCTGTACAACTGGAAGATGGCAGCATGGCCTATATTCACCGTACACCCAAAG AGGGCTATGACCCCAGCGCCCTGGAAGCCGTCCAGCTGGAAGATGGCTCCACTGCCTACATTCACCACCCCGTGGCTGTGCCGTCTAACAGCACCATCCTTGCTGTGCAGACAGAGGTGGGCTTGGAGGACCTCGCGGCAGAGGACGACGAGGGCTTCAGTGCAGACACAGTGGTGGCCCTGGAGCAGTACGCCAGCAAA GTTCTGCAGGACAGCCAGGCTCCCCTGAATGGCAAAGGGCAGCAGGCTGGAGACCGGGCATTCCGCTGTGGCTACAAGGGCTGTGGGCGGCTCTACACCACCGCACATCACCTGAAG GTGCATGAACGAGCTCACACGGGTGACCGCCCCTACAGGTGTGACTTCCCCAGCTGTGGAAAGGCCTTTGCCACAG GTTATGGGCTGAAGAGCCACGTTCGCACCCACACTGGTGAGAAACCTTACAAGTGCCCAGAGGAGCTGTGCAGCAAGGCCTTCAAGACCTCAGGAGACCTGCAGAAGCATGTCCGCACCCACACTG GTGAACGCCCATTCCGGTGCCCTTTTGAGGGCTGCGGCCGCTCCTTTACCACGTCTAACATCCGCAAGGTCCATGTGCGCACCCACACAGGCGAGCGGCCCTACACCTGCCCCGAACCCCACTGTGGCCGTGGCTTCACCAGTGCCACCAACTACAAGAATCACGTGCGCATCCATACAG GGGAGAAGCCATACGTTTGCACCGTGCCAGGCTGTGGGAAGCGCTTCACCGAGTACTCGAGCCTGTACAAGCACCATGTGGTGCACACACACTGCAAGCCCTACACCTGTAGCACCTGTGGCAAGACCTACCGGCAGACCTCCACCCTGGCCATGCACAAGCGCAGTGCCCACGGCGAGCTGGAGGCCACGGAGGAGAGCGAGCAGGCCCTTTATGAGCAACAGCAGCTGGAGG CCGCCTCTGCAGCCGAGGAGAGCCCTCCACCCAAACGACCCCGCATTACTTACCTTTCGGAGGTGAAAGAAGAGGGTGACGACATCCCAACCCAGGTGGCCATGGTGACTGAGGAAGACGGGGCTGCCCAGGTGGCTCTCATCACTCAGGATGGCGCCCAGCAG GTCACGATCATTACTTCTGGGACTGTGGTGGCTGAGGACTCAAGTGTAGCATCCCTTCATCACCAACAGGTGGCGCTACTGGCCACAGCCAACGGAACCCACATTGCAGTGCAG ctggaggagcagcagaCCTTAGAGGACGCCATCAGCGTGGCCACTGCTGCCATGCAGCAAGGGGCTGTGACCTTGGAGACAACCGTGTCGGAGAGTGGCTGCTGA
- the ZNF76 gene encoding zinc finger protein 76 isoform X2 — translation MESLGLQTVTLSDGTTAYIQQAVKGEKLLEGQVIQLEDGTTAYIHQVTVQKESLSFEDGQPVQLEDGSMAYIHRTPKEGYDPSALEAVQLEDGSTAYIHHPVAVPSNSTILAVQTEVLQDSQAPLNGKGQQAGDRAFRCGYKGCGRLYTTAHHLKVHERAHTGDRPYRCDFPSCGKAFATGYGLKSHVRTHTGEKPYKCPEELCSKAFKTSGDLQKHVRTHTGERPFRCPFEGCGRSFTTSNIRKVHVRTHTGERPYTCPEPHCGRGFTSATNYKNHVRIHTGEKPYVCTVPGCGKRFTEYSSLYKHHVVHTHCKPYTCSTCGKTYRQTSTLAMHKRSAHGELEATEESEQALYEQQQLEAASAAEESPPPKRPRITYLSEVKEEGDDIPTQVAMVTEEDGAAQVALITQDGAQQVSLSPEDLQALGSAISMVTQHSGTTLAIPSHDDDLTTSGTHTVTMVSADGTQTQPVTIITSGTVVAEDSSVASLHHQQVALLATANGTHIAVQLEEQQTLEDAISVATAAMQQGAVTLETTVSESGC, via the exons GAGAGAAGCTGCTTGAAGGGCAAGTGATCCAGCTCGAGGACGGGACCACAGCATACATTCACCAAGTAACGGTACAGAAAG AATCTCTCTCCTTTGAGGATGGACAGCCTGTACAACTGGAAGATGGCAGCATGGCCTATATTCACCGTACACCCAAAG AGGGCTATGACCCCAGCGCCCTGGAAGCCGTCCAGCTGGAAGATGGCTCCACTGCCTACATTCACCACCCCGTGGCTGTGCCGTCTAACAGCACCATCCTTGCTGTGCAGACAGAG GTTCTGCAGGACAGCCAGGCTCCCCTGAATGGCAAAGGGCAGCAGGCTGGAGACCGGGCATTCCGCTGTGGCTACAAGGGCTGTGGGCGGCTCTACACCACCGCACATCACCTGAAG GTGCATGAACGAGCTCACACGGGTGACCGCCCCTACAGGTGTGACTTCCCCAGCTGTGGAAAGGCCTTTGCCACAG GTTATGGGCTGAAGAGCCACGTTCGCACCCACACTGGTGAGAAACCTTACAAGTGCCCAGAGGAGCTGTGCAGCAAGGCCTTCAAGACCTCAGGAGACCTGCAGAAGCATGTCCGCACCCACACTG GTGAACGCCCATTCCGGTGCCCTTTTGAGGGCTGCGGCCGCTCCTTTACCACGTCTAACATCCGCAAGGTCCATGTGCGCACCCACACAGGCGAGCGGCCCTACACCTGCCCCGAACCCCACTGTGGCCGTGGCTTCACCAGTGCCACCAACTACAAGAATCACGTGCGCATCCATACAG GGGAGAAGCCATACGTTTGCACCGTGCCAGGCTGTGGGAAGCGCTTCACCGAGTACTCGAGCCTGTACAAGCACCATGTGGTGCACACACACTGCAAGCCCTACACCTGTAGCACCTGTGGCAAGACCTACCGGCAGACCTCCACCCTGGCCATGCACAAGCGCAGTGCCCACGGCGAGCTGGAGGCCACGGAGGAGAGCGAGCAGGCCCTTTATGAGCAACAGCAGCTGGAGG CCGCCTCTGCAGCCGAGGAGAGCCCTCCACCCAAACGACCCCGCATTACTTACCTTTCGGAGGTGAAAGAAGAGGGTGACGACATCCCAACCCAGGTGGCCATGGTGACTGAGGAAGACGGGGCTGCCCAGGTGGCTCTCATCACTCAGGATGGCGCCCAGCAG GTCAGCCTCTCCCCAGAGGacctgcaggccctggggagtGCCATCAGTATGGTGACCCAGCACAGCGGCACCACCCTCGCCATCCCCAGTCATGATGACGACCTGACCACATCTGGCACGCACACGGTCACCATGGTCAGCGCCGATGGCACGCAGACGCAGCCC GTCACGATCATTACTTCTGGGACTGTGGTGGCTGAGGACTCAAGTGTAGCATCCCTTCATCACCAACAGGTGGCGCTACTGGCCACAGCCAACGGAACCCACATTGCAGTGCAG ctggaggagcagcagaCCTTAGAGGACGCCATCAGCGTGGCCACTGCTGCCATGCAGCAAGGGGCTGTGACCTTGGAGACAACCGTGTCGGAGAGTGGCTGCTGA
- the ZNF76 gene encoding zinc finger protein 76 isoform X1 — MESLGLQTVTLSDGTTAYIQQAVKGEKLLEGQVIQLEDGTTAYIHQVTVQKESLSFEDGQPVQLEDGSMAYIHRTPKEGYDPSALEAVQLEDGSTAYIHHPVAVPSNSTILAVQTEVGLEDLAAEDDEGFSADTVVALEQYASKVLQDSQAPLNGKGQQAGDRAFRCGYKGCGRLYTTAHHLKVHERAHTGDRPYRCDFPSCGKAFATGYGLKSHVRTHTGEKPYKCPEELCSKAFKTSGDLQKHVRTHTGERPFRCPFEGCGRSFTTSNIRKVHVRTHTGERPYTCPEPHCGRGFTSATNYKNHVRIHTGEKPYVCTVPGCGKRFTEYSSLYKHHVVHTHCKPYTCSTCGKTYRQTSTLAMHKRSAHGELEATEESEQALYEQQQLEAASAAEESPPPKRPRITYLSEVKEEGDDIPTQVAMVTEEDGAAQVALITQDGAQQVSLSPEDLQALGSAISMVTQHSGTTLAIPSHDDDLTTSGTHTVTMVSADGTQTQPVTIITSGTVVAEDSSVASLHHQQVALLATANGTHIAVQLEEQQTLEDAISVATAAMQQGAVTLETTVSESGC; from the exons GAGAGAAGCTGCTTGAAGGGCAAGTGATCCAGCTCGAGGACGGGACCACAGCATACATTCACCAAGTAACGGTACAGAAAG AATCTCTCTCCTTTGAGGATGGACAGCCTGTACAACTGGAAGATGGCAGCATGGCCTATATTCACCGTACACCCAAAG AGGGCTATGACCCCAGCGCCCTGGAAGCCGTCCAGCTGGAAGATGGCTCCACTGCCTACATTCACCACCCCGTGGCTGTGCCGTCTAACAGCACCATCCTTGCTGTGCAGACAGAGGTGGGCTTGGAGGACCTCGCGGCAGAGGACGACGAGGGCTTCAGTGCAGACACAGTGGTGGCCCTGGAGCAGTACGCCAGCAAA GTTCTGCAGGACAGCCAGGCTCCCCTGAATGGCAAAGGGCAGCAGGCTGGAGACCGGGCATTCCGCTGTGGCTACAAGGGCTGTGGGCGGCTCTACACCACCGCACATCACCTGAAG GTGCATGAACGAGCTCACACGGGTGACCGCCCCTACAGGTGTGACTTCCCCAGCTGTGGAAAGGCCTTTGCCACAG GTTATGGGCTGAAGAGCCACGTTCGCACCCACACTGGTGAGAAACCTTACAAGTGCCCAGAGGAGCTGTGCAGCAAGGCCTTCAAGACCTCAGGAGACCTGCAGAAGCATGTCCGCACCCACACTG GTGAACGCCCATTCCGGTGCCCTTTTGAGGGCTGCGGCCGCTCCTTTACCACGTCTAACATCCGCAAGGTCCATGTGCGCACCCACACAGGCGAGCGGCCCTACACCTGCCCCGAACCCCACTGTGGCCGTGGCTTCACCAGTGCCACCAACTACAAGAATCACGTGCGCATCCATACAG GGGAGAAGCCATACGTTTGCACCGTGCCAGGCTGTGGGAAGCGCTTCACCGAGTACTCGAGCCTGTACAAGCACCATGTGGTGCACACACACTGCAAGCCCTACACCTGTAGCACCTGTGGCAAGACCTACCGGCAGACCTCCACCCTGGCCATGCACAAGCGCAGTGCCCACGGCGAGCTGGAGGCCACGGAGGAGAGCGAGCAGGCCCTTTATGAGCAACAGCAGCTGGAGG CCGCCTCTGCAGCCGAGGAGAGCCCTCCACCCAAACGACCCCGCATTACTTACCTTTCGGAGGTGAAAGAAGAGGGTGACGACATCCCAACCCAGGTGGCCATGGTGACTGAGGAAGACGGGGCTGCCCAGGTGGCTCTCATCACTCAGGATGGCGCCCAGCAG GTCAGCCTCTCCCCAGAGGacctgcaggccctggggagtGCCATCAGTATGGTGACCCAGCACAGCGGCACCACCCTCGCCATCCCCAGTCATGATGACGACCTGACCACATCTGGCACGCACACGGTCACCATGGTCAGCGCCGATGGCACGCAGACGCAGCCC GTCACGATCATTACTTCTGGGACTGTGGTGGCTGAGGACTCAAGTGTAGCATCCCTTCATCACCAACAGGTGGCGCTACTGGCCACAGCCAACGGAACCCACATTGCAGTGCAG ctggaggagcagcagaCCTTAGAGGACGCCATCAGCGTGGCCACTGCTGCCATGCAGCAAGGGGCTGTGACCTTGGAGACAACCGTGTCGGAGAGTGGCTGCTGA
- the ZNF76 gene encoding zinc finger protein 76 isoform X4 has protein sequence MAYIHRTPKEGYDPSALEAVQLEDGSTAYIHHPVAVPSNSTILAVQTEVGLEDLAAEDDEGFSADTVVALEQYASKVLQDSQAPLNGKGQQAGDRAFRCGYKGCGRLYTTAHHLKVHERAHTGDRPYRCDFPSCGKAFATGYGLKSHVRTHTGEKPYKCPEELCSKAFKTSGDLQKHVRTHTGERPFRCPFEGCGRSFTTSNIRKVHVRTHTGERPYTCPEPHCGRGFTSATNYKNHVRIHTGEKPYVCTVPGCGKRFTEYSSLYKHHVVHTHCKPYTCSTCGKTYRQTSTLAMHKRSAHGELEATEESEQALYEQQQLEAASAAEESPPPKRPRITYLSEVKEEGDDIPTQVAMVTEEDGAAQVALITQDGAQQVSLSPEDLQALGSAISMVTQHSGTTLAIPSHDDDLTTSGTHTVTMVSADGTQTQPVTIITSGTVVAEDSSVASLHHQQVALLATANGTHIAVQLEEQQTLEDAISVATAAMQQGAVTLETTVSESGC, from the exons ATGGCCTATATTCACCGTACACCCAAAG AGGGCTATGACCCCAGCGCCCTGGAAGCCGTCCAGCTGGAAGATGGCTCCACTGCCTACATTCACCACCCCGTGGCTGTGCCGTCTAACAGCACCATCCTTGCTGTGCAGACAGAGGTGGGCTTGGAGGACCTCGCGGCAGAGGACGACGAGGGCTTCAGTGCAGACACAGTGGTGGCCCTGGAGCAGTACGCCAGCAAA GTTCTGCAGGACAGCCAGGCTCCCCTGAATGGCAAAGGGCAGCAGGCTGGAGACCGGGCATTCCGCTGTGGCTACAAGGGCTGTGGGCGGCTCTACACCACCGCACATCACCTGAAG GTGCATGAACGAGCTCACACGGGTGACCGCCCCTACAGGTGTGACTTCCCCAGCTGTGGAAAGGCCTTTGCCACAG GTTATGGGCTGAAGAGCCACGTTCGCACCCACACTGGTGAGAAACCTTACAAGTGCCCAGAGGAGCTGTGCAGCAAGGCCTTCAAGACCTCAGGAGACCTGCAGAAGCATGTCCGCACCCACACTG GTGAACGCCCATTCCGGTGCCCTTTTGAGGGCTGCGGCCGCTCCTTTACCACGTCTAACATCCGCAAGGTCCATGTGCGCACCCACACAGGCGAGCGGCCCTACACCTGCCCCGAACCCCACTGTGGCCGTGGCTTCACCAGTGCCACCAACTACAAGAATCACGTGCGCATCCATACAG GGGAGAAGCCATACGTTTGCACCGTGCCAGGCTGTGGGAAGCGCTTCACCGAGTACTCGAGCCTGTACAAGCACCATGTGGTGCACACACACTGCAAGCCCTACACCTGTAGCACCTGTGGCAAGACCTACCGGCAGACCTCCACCCTGGCCATGCACAAGCGCAGTGCCCACGGCGAGCTGGAGGCCACGGAGGAGAGCGAGCAGGCCCTTTATGAGCAACAGCAGCTGGAGG CCGCCTCTGCAGCCGAGGAGAGCCCTCCACCCAAACGACCCCGCATTACTTACCTTTCGGAGGTGAAAGAAGAGGGTGACGACATCCCAACCCAGGTGGCCATGGTGACTGAGGAAGACGGGGCTGCCCAGGTGGCTCTCATCACTCAGGATGGCGCCCAGCAG GTCAGCCTCTCCCCAGAGGacctgcaggccctggggagtGCCATCAGTATGGTGACCCAGCACAGCGGCACCACCCTCGCCATCCCCAGTCATGATGACGACCTGACCACATCTGGCACGCACACGGTCACCATGGTCAGCGCCGATGGCACGCAGACGCAGCCC GTCACGATCATTACTTCTGGGACTGTGGTGGCTGAGGACTCAAGTGTAGCATCCCTTCATCACCAACAGGTGGCGCTACTGGCCACAGCCAACGGAACCCACATTGCAGTGCAG ctggaggagcagcagaCCTTAGAGGACGCCATCAGCGTGGCCACTGCTGCCATGCAGCAAGGGGCTGTGACCTTGGAGACAACCGTGTCGGAGAGTGGCTGCTGA